A single region of the Hoeflea prorocentri genome encodes:
- a CDS encoding DUF1285 domain-containing protein yields the protein MAKGEIAAAGNAASLEALISRAAPVGKGLPPVERWNPHITGDLDMEIRSDGSWLYQATPITRPALVRLFSTVLRKDEDGKTYLVTPVEKVAIRVEDAPFTAVEMSAGTRDGEQVLTFRTNVGDIVEAGPDHPLRFEIAGENDELKPYLLVRGRLEALLTRALVYDLVELAQSRMIEGAETFSISSGGEVFAIMPTDRLEALSHE from the coding sequence ATGGCAAAGGGTGAGATAGCGGCTGCGGGCAATGCGGCAAGCCTTGAAGCCCTCATTTCCAGGGCTGCGCCGGTTGGAAAGGGGCTTCCGCCCGTCGAGCGCTGGAATCCGCACATTACCGGTGATCTGGATATGGAAATCCGCTCTGACGGCTCCTGGTTGTATCAGGCAACGCCGATCACACGCCCGGCTCTCGTGCGCCTTTTTTCGACCGTGCTGCGTAAGGATGAGGACGGCAAGACCTATCTGGTCACACCGGTCGAGAAGGTGGCCATCCGTGTCGAAGATGCACCATTTACCGCTGTTGAAATGAGTGCCGGAACACGCGACGGCGAGCAGGTTTTGACCTTCCGGACCAATGTTGGCGACATCGTTGAAGCCGGACCGGATCATCCCCTGCGCTTCGAGATTGCTGGCGAAAATGACGAACTGAAGCCCTATTTGCTTGTGCGCGGCCGGCTTGAAGCACTTTTGACGCGCGCCCTTGTCTACGATCTTGTTGAACTGGCCCAAAGCCGCATGATCGAAGGTGCCGAGACTTTCTCGATCAGCTCCGGCGGCGAAGTTTTCGCGATCATGCCGACGGACCGGCTGGAGGCCTTGTCGCATGAGTGA
- a CDS encoding DUF4159 domain-containing protein translates to MSALPIIFGAPALLFGLLALPIIWWLLRLTPPRPRTEVFPPLRILARVLKKEETPSKSPWWLTALRLLIAALIVIALAQPVMNPREIRISDGGPLVIVMDNGWSTTGDWQDRQSVASELIDDAEAQNLPVSIVFTAEQAHDATLDTPARARERLQAIAPRPLHGDHSAAIAAILTALQDTQIGTLAALSSGLSADKAGSAWESLVTKAPRDILLFDNDTTQLIALASASNEANGFSVVAERRDDDHAETHFVTANDAQGRPIANGQLSFEAGATTGTALFSVPFELRNEFASISIDGVANAGARYLLDESARRRRVGLLSAEPLDLSQPLLSPLYYLTRALDPFADLMVPENEELSGAIRELVEQRPSVIVMADIGTVPEDVEETLTGWINRGGLLLRFAGPRLAGGDSGDPFVPVDLRRGERALGGALSWSEPQPLAAFSESGAFAGMSRPDDVTVNRQVLAEPSPDLGARTWASLADGTPLVTSRTFGDGRIVLFHVTAEATWSNLPISGHFVEMLRRSILLSRSSVGQQGVTDEVVLPPYRLLSASGSVTTPSGAVQPLKILSGTLPPVSFDNPPGLYGTESGFVALNLMAQGDTLVPFALPAYSGPLTQSEYVRSSSVDLAPYLLTTAMLLLLADTLIVLFMAGAFSRLSLRRAQSATGALLVAATLAVTLTSDKASAADEKPGDADILASLDRTHLAYVITGDRRTDGTSLQGLNGMTRFLTYRTSLEPGEPVGVDIETDPLALYSMLYWPITVNAEPPSREAISRVDAFMKNGGTVLFDTRDALAGLGQAGVVSPETARLRAILAELDVPALEPVPQDHVLTKAFYILNEFPGRYRGSPLWVEALMDAETAGNRPARGGDGVSSIIITGNDLAGAWAIDENNIPVYPTVPPDPVQREHAYRSGVNIMMYMLTGNYKADQVHVPALLERLGQ, encoded by the coding sequence GTGAGCGCGCTTCCCATCATCTTCGGCGCACCGGCGCTCCTGTTCGGTCTTCTCGCCCTGCCGATCATCTGGTGGCTGCTGCGTCTAACCCCGCCGCGTCCGAGGACGGAAGTCTTTCCGCCGTTGCGGATCCTGGCGCGTGTCCTGAAAAAAGAGGAAACGCCGTCCAAAAGCCCCTGGTGGCTGACGGCTCTCAGGCTGCTGATTGCCGCACTGATCGTTATCGCCCTTGCCCAGCCGGTCATGAACCCGCGCGAAATCCGCATCAGCGATGGCGGACCGCTTGTCATCGTTATGGACAATGGCTGGTCCACAACAGGCGACTGGCAGGACCGTCAGTCGGTGGCGTCGGAACTGATCGACGATGCCGAGGCGCAAAACCTGCCCGTCTCGATTGTCTTTACCGCTGAGCAGGCCCATGACGCGACGCTCGACACACCGGCCCGTGCGCGCGAACGGCTTCAGGCCATTGCGCCAAGACCGCTTCACGGCGATCACAGTGCGGCAATTGCCGCCATTCTTACGGCGTTGCAGGATACGCAGATCGGCACACTTGCCGCGCTTTCATCCGGGCTATCTGCGGACAAGGCCGGTTCCGCCTGGGAAAGCCTGGTCACCAAGGCACCTCGGGATATTCTCCTGTTTGACAACGACACCACGCAGCTCATCGCGCTGGCATCTGCCAGCAACGAGGCCAACGGATTTTCCGTGGTCGCGGAGCGGCGTGACGACGATCATGCGGAAACGCATTTCGTCACCGCAAACGATGCCCAGGGACGCCCCATCGCCAATGGGCAGCTCAGCTTTGAAGCGGGCGCAACCACCGGTACAGCGCTTTTCAGCGTGCCGTTCGAACTGCGAAATGAATTTGCCAGCATCTCGATCGACGGCGTTGCCAATGCCGGTGCCCGTTATCTTCTTGATGAGAGCGCCCGCCGGCGTCGCGTCGGCCTGTTGTCCGCCGAGCCGCTCGACCTGTCGCAACCACTGCTTTCGCCGCTTTACTATCTGACGCGCGCGCTGGACCCGTTCGCCGACCTCATGGTTCCTGAAAACGAGGAACTTTCCGGCGCCATTAGGGAGCTTGTCGAACAACGCCCCTCCGTCATCGTGATGGCTGATATCGGAACCGTGCCGGAAGATGTCGAGGAGACACTGACAGGCTGGATCAACAGGGGCGGATTGCTCCTGCGTTTTGCCGGCCCCCGTCTTGCCGGGGGCGACAGCGGCGATCCATTCGTGCCGGTGGATTTGCGCCGCGGAGAACGTGCGCTGGGTGGTGCCCTGTCGTGGAGCGAACCGCAGCCGCTGGCGGCATTTTCCGAAAGCGGAGCCTTTGCCGGCATGAGCCGACCTGACGATGTCACCGTCAATCGGCAGGTCCTCGCGGAACCATCGCCGGACCTTGGAGCAAGAACCTGGGCAAGCCTTGCCGACGGTACGCCGCTGGTGACAAGCCGGACCTTCGGTGACGGGCGCATTGTGCTCTTTCACGTTACCGCCGAGGCAACGTGGTCCAACCTGCCAATCTCCGGTCACTTCGTTGAGATGTTGCGCCGTTCGATCCTCCTGTCACGCTCGAGCGTCGGCCAGCAGGGTGTGACCGATGAAGTGGTCCTGCCGCCCTACCGGCTGTTATCGGCAAGCGGTTCGGTGACAACACCATCGGGCGCGGTGCAGCCGCTGAAAATCCTTTCCGGGACCTTGCCGCCGGTAAGTTTTGATAACCCACCAGGTCTCTACGGCACGGAAAGCGGCTTTGTCGCACTCAACCTGATGGCGCAGGGCGATACGCTTGTCCCATTCGCATTGCCTGCCTATTCCGGGCCGCTCACGCAGTCGGAATATGTGCGCAGCAGCAGCGTCGATCTGGCGCCCTATCTTCTGACCACCGCCATGCTGCTGCTTTTGGCCGACACCCTGATCGTTCTCTTCATGGCCGGTGCCTTTTCGCGGCTTTCCTTGCGCCGCGCCCAAAGCGCTACGGGAGCTCTGTTGGTTGCTGCCACGCTTGCCGTGACCTTAACATCCGACAAGGCCAGTGCAGCGGACGAAAAACCGGGAGACGCCGACATCCTTGCATCGCTGGACCGGACCCACCTGGCCTATGTGATCACCGGAGACCGGCGCACAGATGGGACAAGCCTGCAAGGCCTAAACGGGATGACACGGTTCCTGACCTATCGGACCTCGCTTGAGCCCGGCGAACCCGTCGGCGTCGATATCGAAACCGACCCGCTGGCGCTTTATTCGATGCTTTACTGGCCGATCACCGTCAATGCAGAACCCCCCTCGCGTGAGGCGATCAGCCGGGTTGACGCCTTCATGAAAAACGGCGGAACGGTTCTGTTCGACACCCGCGATGCGCTGGCGGGACTCGGCCAGGCCGGTGTCGTTTCACCCGAAACGGCGCGGTTGCGCGCCATATTGGCTGAGCTTGATGTTCCGGCGCTAGAGCCGGTGCCGCAGGATCATGTGCTCACAAAGGCATTCTACATCCTCAACGAATTCCCGGGCCGCTATCGCGGCAGCCCGCTTTGGGTGGAAGCGCTGATGGATGCCGAAACCGCAGGCAACAGGCCTGCACGCGGTGGCGATGGCGTGTCGTCCATCATCATCACCGGAAACGACCTTGCCGGCGCATGGGCAATCGATGAAAACAACATTCCGGTCTACCCGACCGTCCCGCCCGACCCGGTGCAGCGCGAACATGCCTACCGCTCCGGCGTCAACATCATGATGTATATGCTGACGGGCAACTACAAGGCGGATCAGGTCCATGTCCCTGCTCTTCTGGAAAGGCTGGGTCAGTAG
- the leuA gene encoding 2-isopropylmalate synthase yields the protein MTATDPSMNNNAKSGMSHAPRKYQPYPLTGLDDRTWPSKRIEKAPIWCSVDLRDGNQALVNPMGHDRKWRMFQLLLDMGFKEIEIGFPSASQTDFDFARWCIEEHDVPEDVSLQVLVQCRPELITRTFEALQGAHKPIVHFYNSTSELQRRVVFAKDVAGIKQIAVDAAKMITDMAADAGGGFRFQYSPESFTGTELEVALEICNAVTEVVQPTPDNKLIINLPSTVEMSTPNIYADQIEWMCRNLDQRENLIISLHPHNDRGTGIAATELGLMAGADRVEGTLFGNGERTGNVDVVTLALNMYTQGVDPKLDCSDIERIKKVYEYSNQMVIPERHPYVGELVYTAFSGSHQDAINKGMKAIRAANTETWEVPYLPIDPQDVGRTYEAIIRINSQSGKGGIAYVLHEDYGFNLPRGLQVEFQGDIQRITDEREEEMPSQAIYERFMERYVDQPGGRITYVDHHTFPSLETKGVREVEAVIKDRGKEIKITGQGTGPIDGFVHALSLHTGLDLTVADYSEHSLQHGANAAAVCYMEIEHPGGRLFGVGISTNIVAASLEAVVSAANRLLGGD from the coding sequence ATGACAGCCACCGATCCGTCGATGAACAACAATGCAAAGAGCGGCATGTCGCATGCGCCGCGAAAATATCAACCCTATCCGCTGACCGGTCTTGACGACCGCACATGGCCGTCAAAGCGTATCGAGAAGGCGCCGATCTGGTGCTCGGTCGATTTGCGTGACGGCAACCAGGCCCTCGTCAATCCGATGGGTCACGACCGCAAATGGCGCATGTTCCAGCTCCTGCTCGATATGGGCTTCAAGGAAATCGAGATCGGGTTTCCGTCTGCGTCCCAAACGGATTTTGATTTTGCGCGCTGGTGCATCGAGGAACATGACGTTCCCGAGGATGTCTCGCTTCAGGTGCTGGTGCAATGCCGCCCCGAGTTGATCACGCGCACCTTCGAGGCGCTTCAGGGCGCCCACAAGCCGATTGTGCATTTTTACAATTCCACCAGCGAGCTGCAGCGACGGGTGGTCTTTGCAAAGGATGTTGCCGGGATCAAGCAGATTGCGGTCGACGCCGCCAAAATGATCACCGATATGGCTGCCGATGCCGGCGGCGGGTTCCGCTTCCAGTATTCGCCGGAGAGCTTTACCGGGACCGAGCTGGAAGTGGCGCTCGAGATCTGCAATGCGGTGACCGAGGTCGTTCAGCCGACACCGGATAACAAGCTGATCATCAACCTGCCGTCGACGGTGGAAATGTCGACACCCAACATCTATGCCGATCAGATCGAATGGATGTGCCGCAACCTTGACCAGCGTGAAAACCTGATCATCTCGCTGCATCCGCATAACGATCGCGGCACCGGAATCGCCGCCACGGAACTGGGTCTCATGGCGGGCGCCGACCGGGTGGAAGGCACGCTGTTCGGCAATGGCGAGCGCACCGGCAATGTCGATGTCGTGACGCTGGCGCTCAACATGTACACGCAAGGGGTGGACCCCAAACTCGACTGCTCGGACATAGAGCGGATCAAGAAGGTCTACGAATACTCCAACCAGATGGTTATCCCGGAGCGCCATCCTTATGTCGGTGAACTCGTCTATACGGCGTTTTCCGGCTCGCACCAGGACGCCATCAACAAGGGTATGAAGGCGATCAGGGCTGCCAATACCGAGACTTGGGAGGTTCCCTACCTGCCGATCGATCCTCAGGATGTGGGGCGGACCTATGAGGCGATCATTCGCATCAACTCCCAGTCGGGCAAGGGCGGTATCGCCTATGTCCTGCATGAGGATTACGGCTTCAACCTGCCGCGTGGTCTACAGGTCGAATTCCAGGGCGATATCCAGCGCATCACCGATGAGCGGGAAGAGGAAATGCCATCCCAGGCGATCTATGAGCGTTTTATGGAGCGTTATGTCGACCAGCCCGGTGGACGGATAACCTATGTCGATCACCACACTTTCCCTTCGCTGGAAACCAAGGGCGTGCGTGAGGTCGAGGCTGTGATCAAGGATCGCGGTAAGGAGATCAAGATTACCGGGCAGGGGACCGGCCCCATCGACGGCTTTGTGCATGCCCTGTCGCTTCACACGGGGCTCGATCTGACCGTCGCGGACTATTCCGAGCACTCGTTGCAGCACGGCGCGAATGCCGCTGCTGTCTGCTACATGGAAATCGAACATCCGGGCGGCCGGCTCTTTGGCGTCGGCATCAGCACCAACATTGTCGCGGCCTCGCTCGAGGCTGTTGTGTCGGCGGCAAACCGGCTGCTTGGTGGTGACTAG
- a CDS encoding AAA family ATPase, producing MGIVENADPALDEKAVVEAAEAALKDIAAVRREIGSVIFGQHNVVEQTILAVLSGGHALLVGVPGLAKTKLVATLGTVLGLSDNRIQFTPDLMPSDILGSEVMDQDGDGKRSFRFVPGPIFTQLLMADEINRASPRTQSALLQAMQEYHVTVAGSRHDMPEPFHVLATQNPLEQEGTYPLPEAQLDRFLMQVDVPYPELEAERQVLLETTGVDEKRAAAVLTASRLQEIQALVRRMPVSEKVIDTILELVRAARPGNGNEETDRHVAWGPGPRAGQAMMLCVRARALYDGRLAPSVDDVLALAEPVLQHRMALTFAARAEGMHVRDVIAALVKKVGGD from the coding sequence ATGGGCATCGTTGAAAATGCCGATCCTGCGCTGGACGAAAAAGCAGTGGTCGAGGCGGCCGAAGCGGCCCTCAAGGACATTGCCGCCGTCAGGCGTGAAATCGGCTCGGTCATTTTCGGCCAGCACAATGTCGTGGAACAGACCATTCTCGCGGTTCTGTCGGGCGGGCATGCGTTGCTCGTTGGCGTGCCCGGACTGGCAAAGACCAAGCTGGTTGCAACGCTTGGCACCGTTCTTGGCCTCAGCGACAATCGCATTCAATTCACACCGGACCTGATGCCTTCGGACATATTGGGCTCGGAGGTCATGGATCAGGACGGCGACGGCAAGCGTTCGTTCCGCTTTGTCCCCGGCCCGATCTTCACACAATTGCTGATGGCCGATGAAATCAACCGCGCATCGCCGCGCACCCAGTCGGCGCTTCTCCAGGCCATGCAGGAATATCATGTGACCGTCGCCGGCTCCCGGCACGATATGCCCGAGCCGTTCCACGTGCTGGCAACGCAGAACCCGCTCGAACAGGAAGGCACCTACCCGCTGCCCGAGGCGCAGCTTGACCGCTTCCTTATGCAGGTGGACGTTCCCTATCCCGAACTGGAAGCCGAACGTCAGGTTCTGCTTGAAACGACTGGCGTCGATGAAAAGCGAGCCGCAGCCGTGCTGACAGCTTCACGCCTTCAGGAAATCCAGGCTCTGGTTCGCCGCATGCCCGTGAGCGAAAAGGTGATCGACACCATCCTCGAGCTGGTCCGCGCCGCCCGGCCGGGCAACGGCAACGAAGAAACGGACCGGCATGTGGCCTGGGGTCCGGGTCCGCGCGCCGGACAGGCGATGATGCTGTGCGTGCGCGCAAGAGCGCTCTATGACGGTCGCCTTGCGCCCTCCGTGGACGATGTTCTTGCCCTTGCCGAACCGGTCTTGCAGCACCGCATGGCGCTGACATTTGCGGCCCGCGCTGAGGGTATGCATGTCCGGGACGTGATCGCGGCGCTGGTCAAGAAAGTCGGCGGAGACTGA
- a CDS encoding DUF58 domain-containing protein: MATIGQATQAVSTTSALARARQRAAYVPDLLVEAHRVANTVIAGWHGRRKRGIGENFWQFRPYVEGESLSRIDWRRSARDDNTYVRDREWEAAHTVWLWSDSSASMLFQSTLAPVSKQSRALVILLALAEILARSGERIASPGVLDPVSARNAAERLATAIDLHRDRAVFPDVSQINRHSDLVLISDFLDPAEDVLEKLAPIAKRGIRGHVLEICDPVEEVFPYRGRTEFVDPEDGVKLTAGRAESLHEEYRRTYLARRESIADSLRRLGWNFITHHTDQPASTALVALHTHLSGVPGGGVREVSS; the protein is encoded by the coding sequence TTGGCCACGATCGGACAGGCAACACAAGCCGTTTCGACAACTTCAGCGCTGGCGCGTGCCCGGCAACGGGCAGCCTATGTGCCCGATCTGCTTGTCGAGGCGCACCGTGTCGCCAACACCGTCATCGCCGGCTGGCACGGCCGCCGCAAACGCGGCATCGGGGAAAATTTCTGGCAGTTCCGTCCCTACGTTGAGGGCGAGAGCCTTTCACGCATCGATTGGCGCCGTTCGGCCCGGGACGACAACACCTATGTGCGCGACCGCGAATGGGAAGCGGCCCACACCGTCTGGCTGTGGAGCGACTCATCGGCCTCGATGCTGTTCCAGTCGACGCTCGCGCCGGTTTCAAAACAAAGCCGGGCGCTGGTGATCCTGCTGGCGCTTGCGGAAATTCTCGCCCGGTCCGGTGAACGCATTGCCTCCCCCGGGGTCCTTGACCCGGTCTCGGCGCGCAACGCTGCCGAGCGCCTGGCAACGGCCATCGACCTGCATCGCGACAGGGCCGTATTCCCGGATGTATCGCAGATCAACCGCCACAGCGATCTTGTGTTGATCTCCGATTTCCTCGACCCGGCCGAAGACGTGCTTGAAAAGCTCGCCCCGATCGCCAAGCGCGGCATAAGGGGCCATGTGCTGGAGATTTGCGATCCGGTGGAAGAGGTTTTCCCCTATCGCGGCCGCACCGAGTTCGTCGACCCGGAGGACGGTGTAAAACTGACCGCCGGTCGAGCCGAGTCCCTGCATGAGGAGTACCGGCGGACTTATCTTGCGCGCCGCGAGAGCATTGCCGACAGCCTGCGCCGTCTCGGCTGGAACTTCATTACCCACCACACCGATCAGCCGGCCTCGACCGCCCTGGTGGCCCTTCATACGCATTTGTCGGGCGTCCCCGGCGGCGGCGTGCGCGAGGTGTCCTCGTGA
- a CDS encoding metallophosphoesterase family protein: protein MFRLAHISDIHLGPLPRLSARELASKRITGYINWHRNRGKRLFGNILESLLDDIRAADPDHLAVTGDLVNLATKAEIMAATQWLVETGDPQDVSVVPGNHDAYVPGAFEALSHAWRPYMLGDDEALSTSGDNLFPYCRVRGNVALIGVSTASATPPFSANGIFGRRQALALRQHLVEAENEGLFRVVMIHHPPVRGAAKTYKRMLGIRRFGAVMRSAGAELVLHGHTHLDTLYRLPGKDADVPVVGVPSASEALGGHRPASGYNLFTISGAPGAWSCRLDRYGLDADSRSFEVFRSEEL from the coding sequence ATGTTCCGTCTCGCCCACATATCGGATATTCATCTCGGCCCGCTGCCCCGTCTTTCGGCGCGTGAACTCGCCTCCAAGCGAATCACCGGCTATATCAACTGGCACCGAAACCGCGGCAAACGCCTGTTCGGCAATATTCTGGAATCCCTGCTGGACGATATCAGAGCGGCCGATCCGGACCATCTTGCCGTCACCGGGGACCTCGTCAATCTGGCGACCAAGGCGGAGATCATGGCGGCGACGCAGTGGCTCGTCGAAACAGGTGATCCGCAGGACGTATCGGTGGTGCCCGGCAATCACGACGCCTATGTGCCGGGCGCATTCGAAGCGCTTTCCCACGCATGGCGGCCCTACATGCTGGGCGATGATGAAGCCCTTTCAACCAGCGGAGACAACCTGTTCCCCTATTGCCGCGTGCGCGGCAACGTCGCCCTGATCGGTGTCTCAACGGCAAGCGCGACACCGCCCTTTTCCGCCAACGGCATTTTCGGACGCCGCCAGGCACTGGCCTTGCGCCAGCACCTCGTTGAAGCGGAGAATGAAGGGCTGTTCCGGGTTGTCATGATCCACCACCCGCCGGTCCGGGGCGCGGCAAAAACCTATAAACGCATGCTTGGAATTCGCCGCTTCGGAGCAGTGATGCGGTCAGCCGGGGCAGAGCTTGTTCTCCACGGTCACACCCATCTCGACACGCTCTACCGGCTGCCCGGCAAGGACGCGGACGTTCCCGTGGTCGGCGTCCCCTCGGCCAGCGAAGCACTCGGCGGGCATCGGCCGGCCTCCGGATACAATCTCTTTACAATCAGCGGCGCGCCGGGCGCATGGTCCTGCAGGCTTGACCGGTATGGCCTTGATGCCGACAGCCGGAGTTTTGAAGTCTTTCGTTCAGAAGAGCTTTAA
- a CDS encoding GNAT family N-acetyltransferase, translating into MSAIKPAYLTENPSHDAIIDIINEEAFGPGRFARAAERVREQGPHDRHLSFVAAVDEQIVGSVRMTPILAGEVAGHLLGPLAVRPQFKNLGIGRQLVRISVDAVLASGSDAVILVGDAPYYRPLGFEPVQAKLRFPGPVDPDRILVAPKTVAIHAGLDGEIRWRRVEEQASELPAAEGL; encoded by the coding sequence ATGTCTGCGATAAAGCCAGCCTATCTGACCGAAAATCCGTCTCACGACGCCATCATCGATATCATCAACGAAGAAGCCTTTGGACCGGGACGTTTTGCGCGTGCCGCTGAACGTGTGCGTGAGCAAGGTCCCCACGACCGGCATCTGTCTTTTGTCGCCGCAGTCGATGAGCAGATCGTAGGCTCCGTTCGCATGACGCCGATTTTGGCCGGAGAGGTTGCCGGTCACTTGCTCGGGCCGCTTGCGGTACGCCCGCAATTCAAGAATCTCGGCATCGGCCGGCAACTGGTGCGTATCAGCGTTGATGCGGTGCTTGCATCCGGAAGCGACGCCGTCATCCTGGTTGGCGACGCGCCCTACTACCGGCCCCTCGGTTTTGAACCGGTGCAGGCAAAATTGCGTTTTCCGGGACCGGTCGACCCCGACCGTATTCTGGTCGCGCCGAAAACCGTAGCAATCCATGCGGGTCTGGATGGCGAAATCCGCTGGCGGCGCGTTGAAGAGCAGGCAAGCGAACTGCCGGCTGCCGAGGGTCTCTAA
- a CDS encoding CoA pyrophosphatase produces MSDFKETAFSAEAFRARAAREYGDADERRYGDHILNADVIEHLSKKPLREAAVLVPLVDHGAQSNILLTQRTQSMRTHSGQVAFPGGAIDPEDGSPEIAAMREAEEEIGLPRSYVEPVGRLPHYLTVSGFRITPVLAVIREDYPMTINRHEVDDAFEVPFSFLMNPTNHIRESRIWEGKERHFYTMPYGERYIWGVTAGILRTLYERLYA; encoded by the coding sequence ATGAGTGATTTTAAGGAGACGGCATTCAGCGCCGAGGCTTTTCGCGCAAGGGCGGCGCGGGAATACGGTGATGCGGATGAGCGCAGATATGGCGATCACATTCTCAATGCGGACGTCATCGAGCACCTTTCGAAGAAGCCGCTGCGCGAGGCGGCTGTACTTGTCCCGCTGGTCGACCACGGTGCGCAATCGAACATTCTTCTGACGCAACGCACCCAATCAATGCGTACGCATTCAGGGCAGGTTGCCTTTCCGGGCGGCGCGATCGATCCGGAGGATGGCTCTCCGGAGATCGCGGCAATGCGTGAAGCGGAAGAAGAAATCGGACTGCCCCGGTCCTATGTGGAGCCGGTCGGGCGGTTGCCGCATTACCTGACCGTCTCCGGTTTTCGCATCACGCCGGTCCTTGCCGTGATACGCGAAGACTATCCGATGACCATCAACCGCCACGAGGTGGATGACGCATTCGAGGTGCCGTTTTCCTTCCTGATGAATCCGACCAACCACATTCGCGAAAGCCGGATCTGGGAAGGCAAGGAGCGCCATTTCTACACAATGCCCTATGGCGAGCGGTATATCTGGGGTGTGACCGCCGGAATCTTGCGCACACTCTATGAAAGGCTCTACGCATGA
- a CDS encoding glutathione S-transferase family protein — protein MGMLIDGVWKDVWYNTKENKGRFKRSEAQFRNWVTPDGSAGPSGRSGFAAEAGRYHLYISHACPWAHRTVIFRKLKGLEPHIGLSIVDHFMGTNGWEFHDRDGGTTDAINGSSFMWQVYTTADPSYSGRVTVPVLWDKQENTIVSNESSEIIRMFNTAFNALEGVDAQLDFYPEELRAEIDAINEPIYHNINNGVYKSGFATTQEAYEEAFNALFDTLDMVEEKLAANRYLMGDRLTEADWRLFTTLVRFDPVYVSHFKCNKRRIQDYPALSGYLRELYQMPGIAETVNMFHIKQHYYRSHESVNPTRIVPVGPEIDLMAPHGREAV, from the coding sequence ATGGGAATGCTGATTGACGGCGTCTGGAAGGATGTCTGGTACAACACCAAGGAAAACAAGGGCCGCTTCAAACGGTCCGAAGCGCAGTTTCGCAACTGGGTCACGCCGGACGGCAGTGCGGGTCCAAGCGGTCGCAGCGGCTTTGCCGCCGAAGCCGGACGTTATCACCTCTATATCTCCCATGCCTGCCCGTGGGCGCACCGCACCGTGATCTTCAGGAAGCTCAAGGGCCTCGAGCCGCATATCGGGCTCTCGATCGTTGATCACTTCATGGGAACGAACGGCTGGGAGTTCCATGACAGGGACGGCGGCACGACGGACGCCATCAACGGGTCATCCTTCATGTGGCAGGTCTACACGACCGCCGATCCGTCCTATAGCGGGCGTGTTACCGTGCCGGTTCTGTGGGACAAGCAGGAAAACACCATCGTCTCGAATGAATCGTCCGAGATCATCCGCATGTTCAACACGGCGTTCAACGCGCTTGAAGGCGTTGATGCGCAACTGGATTTTTATCCCGAGGAGCTGAGGGCCGAGATCGACGCCATCAACGAGCCGATCTATCACAACATCAACAACGGCGTTTACAAAAGCGGCTTCGCCACGACGCAAGAAGCCTATGAAGAGGCGTTCAACGCCCTTTTCGACACGCTCGACATGGTCGAGGAAAAGCTGGCAGCCAATCGCTACCTGATGGGAGACCGCCTGACGGAGGCTGACTGGCGGCTCTTTACCACGCTGGTCCGATTTGATCCCGTTTATGTCAGTCATTTCAAATGCAACAAGCGACGCATTCAGGATTACCCGGCCCTGTCAGGCTATCTGCGGGAGCTTTACCAGATGCCCGGCATTGCCGAGACGGTTAACATGTTTCACATCAAGCAGCATTACTATCGCAGCCATGAGAGCGTGAACCCGACCCGCATCGTTCCCGTCGGACCCGAGATTGATCTGATGGCCCCGCACGGGCGCGAGGCGGTGTAG